GATTGCCGGGCCGACTTCGACGGCAACGGCGTGCTCGACATCTTCGACTTCCTTGCGTTCCAGAACGCGTTCGCTTCGGGCGACCTCGCCGCTGACTTTGACGGCGATGGCGTGCTGAACATCTTCGACTTCCTGGCATTCCAGAACGAGTTCGCCGCCGGCTGCTCGTAACGCACACCCTTCGGGCCAGCGTACTCGGAACACCGCCGCACCTTGCGGCGGTGTTCTCGTTGTACGTGCTCACATGGCGGGGGCGGAGGAGGTATCGATGAAGCGTGCGTGGTTGATTGGTTGTGGTGCGGCGGCGGGGCTGGCAGCATGCGCGAATGCCCAGGTATTCGTGGGCCTTGAGGGTGGATCGCCCGCTACGTACACCTCCGACTTGTCGGGCTTCCCGACCGTTGCGTGGGATGCCGGCGTGAGCGTCGACGTCAGCGGCGCCGCGGGCAAGGGCGATGGCGGCGTCTACTTCTGCAACGGCGCGTTCACAACCGTGCTCTACGAGCATGACTTCCGGGGCTCGCCCACGCGCCTGGCGACCATCGACCGCGACATGCATGCCCTGGCGTACGACGGCCAGACGTTGTATGGCTACTCGAACTTCTCCAGCACCAAGGGCATCTACAGCATCGACCCCGCCACGGGTGTCACCGAGCTGGTGTACGACATCCACACCGGCACCAGCTTCCGCTTCTTTGCACTCGACTACAACGCGGCCGACGGTTTGCTTTACGGCTACACCGAATACGGCGACACGGGCCTGTGGGCGATCGACGTCGATGCGCAGGAGATGACCAAGATCGTCGATCCCTTCCCCGCCAGCAATACGCAGGGGCGGGCGATGGCGATCGGCGACAACACGGTGTACATCCTGTCGACGCGCGGCGCCGATGGCGTGCCGGCGTTCGCCTACGACCTCTCGCAGGGCACAGGCGGCGAGTGGGTCGTGTTCACCAACCCCTACACCGACAGCAATGCGACCGGCGGCGCCGCGTGGCTCGGCCCGCTCGAGTCGCCATGCCGAGCCGACTTCGACGGCGACGGTGAGCTGACGATCTTCGACTTCCTCGCCTTCCAGAACGCCTTCGATGCCGGCGATCCGGCCGCCGACTTCGACGGCGACGGCGAGTTGACGATCTTCGATTTCCTGGCGTTCCAGAACGAGTTCGACGCGGGCTGCCCTTGATCCCTACACGCTAAAGACCAGCGGAAAGATGCCACCGGGGTGGACGACGGGCTTGTCCTGGCCGGGCTTGGCGTGGGCGACGCGGAGGGTGTGCTGGGTCATGGGGAGGTCTCCTGTGTTGGCTGCCATACGGATGCGCCAGCCGGCGGGATCCGACAGCCTATAACCCGCCATGGCTCCCAAGACGTCCCTTCCGCCCCTGCCCGTCGAACGCCTCATCGCCGTGCTGACCACCGGCGGCACCATCGAGAAGACCTACGACGAGTACACCGGCACCCTTGCCAACCACCGCTCGATCGTCCGCCGGAAGCTCGAGCGTTTTCGGCTGACCGCGGCCGAGGTGTCGGTGCGTGAGGTCATGAGCAAGGACAGCCTGGAGATCACCGACGAAGACAGGCGGACGATCCTGGAGGCCGTGCGGGGCGCCCTGGCTGGCGATCCTGCGCCCACGGGCGTCGTCATCCTGCATGGCACCGACACGCTCTCGCTGACCGGAGACCTCCTGCAGGCCGAGCTTGCCGCGCTCTCGGTTCCGGTCATCCTGACCGGGGCGATGCGGCCTTTTGCGATGCAGCGCAGCGACGGCGTCCAGAACCTGACCGAGGCGCTCTTTGCAACCGGTGTGCTCCAGCCGGGCGTGTGGTGCGTGTTCCACGGCCGGGCGCTGCCGTTTCCCGGCGTGGCGAAGGATCGCCAACGCGGAACCTTCGTGCGCACGGGCGAGGCCTAGCTCTTCGGCCAGGGCGGCGTGCGGCCCTCGGCGGTCCACAGCCCCGAGACGGGGATGCGCATGTTCTGGCTCATGAAGACCATCGCGATCACGCGGGCCAGCGGTCGGGCGAGCAAGACGGCAAACGCCAGCGTGATGCATCCGCCCAGGAGATGGATGAACGCGGCAATGACCTCACCTTCCGTAGGGCTCCTGCTGATGCCGCTCAGCAGGTACGCAACGGTGCTGAGCAGGCCGATGGTCGCTGGAACGGCCGAGAGCAGGAGCAAGCGCCCCGCGGCGAGGTGTGGCATGCCGATGGCGGCGGTGAGCGCTGCGACGAGCATGACCGGCGGATGCCACAGCAGATCGCTGAGGGCGACCCAGTCGAGGAAGTCGCCGTGCCACCTGGCCCATGCCACCGCCGAGGCCGCCATGCCGAACAGGTACATGCCCAGGCCGAAGGCTCCGCCGCCGACGAGCATCCACCACAGGAAGGCTGGCGTGGCCATCATGCGACGGCGAAGGCTGGGCCGGAGGTCCTGGGTCTGAGCGGGCCAGACCCGGCCGCACTCGGGGCACCGGCTGACAAGAAACCGGTATCGCGGTTCGAGGTGGATGGCCTGACCCCGGAGCTCGTAGTGGCACTGGGGGCACGTCCAGCCGTCGGCCACGGCCGCGATGATCTCGCCAAGATCGGGGTTTGTGGCGGTCTGGGCGCTCGTTTGGCGTACATCTGGGGTTGCTTGGCCATCCTGATCGTACATGGCTGCCTTTGGGTGCGGCTGGCTGTGGGATCGCGAAATTCACGGCCGGCGCGGGCAAATGGGCTTGACATGGCACACGCTTTCTGAGATATTGGTAAAAGTTGGTAGGCGCTTCTCGTGGCCCCTGATCGATCTCCGGTTTGCGGGCCTGCGTCTGTCGGGAGCGCGTCCCATCGGGGTCGCGTGTAGGAAAACGGGGGATCGGGCGCCCGTGCACGCACGGGGGCCGCAGGAGACGGGGGTTTCGAACATGAAAGGTTTCACCTTGCGAGGTTCGGGCGTATGGCCCGGGCGCTGTGGCGTGTCCGCGTCCTTGGCCGCGAGCGCCGTGGCGCTCTTGGCCGGTCAGGCGATGGGGCAGGCCTTCACGCTCGAAGACGTCAGCCGCGACGTCGGCATCGAGCGGACCGTGTACCGCTCGGCGATGGGGATGATCGCCGGCATCAACGCGGCCGATTACAACAACGATGGGCACGTCGATTTCTTCGTGCCCAACACCGAGGGCATGCCCGACCTGCTGTACGTCAACAACGGCGACGGCACGTTTACCGAGATCGCGGCCGATGTGGGCGTGACCGGCGGCGATGGCGTTGACAAGCCACGCTCCCGCGTGGCGCTGTGGTTCGACTACGACGGCGATCGGCGCCTGGACCTGATCGTGGCGGGCGACTCGTTCTTCAGCCCCATCGATCAGATCGAGTGGGACTGGGCCACGCCCAGGCTCTATCGACAATTGCCCGATGGCACGTTCGAGGACGTCAGCGACGCCACCGGCATCGGCGATCTCGACCTGGTGAGCGATCATCGTGGGCTCGACCCCGGATCGGGCGCGTTTTCGCTGTTGCGCCACGTGGGCAGTTTCTCGGCGGGCGACCTCAACGGCGACGGGTACCTCGACCTGATGATCGGCCTGTGGTCGGCCGCGGGCGAGAACGACCCCGACGAGATCGGCGGCCGGCTGCTGCTCAACCAGCCCGATCTGAACACCGGCGGCCGACGATTCGAGGACGTCTCGATCGACGTCTTCGCACCGGGCATGGCCGACCCGGGCGTGGATCGCTTCGGTAGCTACTGGCAGATCGTGATGCACGACTTCGACAGCGACGGACTGCTGGACATCTACGGCGCCTGCGACATGGACAAGAACCACCTGTGGATCAACCAGGGCAGCTACGAAGATCCGGATCGTCCGGGCGTGCGCCTGTTGCGCCCGATGCTCGACGTGACCGATGCAGCGGGCGCGACCGACGACGTTCCCGAGACCGACATGGGCGTCTCGATCGCCGATGCGAACGCCGACGGCGTGATGGACATCTTTACGACCATCACCGATACCCCCGGCTCGCTGCTGCACAATAACTTCTTTCTCAGCCAGAGTGACGAGCCTACGTACGTCGAGTCGGCGCTCGAGGCCGGCGTGAGCCAGCAGGGCGGCAAGTTCGGCTGGGGATGGGGCACCACCTTCCAGGACATGAACCGCGACGGCTGGCCCGATCTGCTCATCACCAACGGCTTCAACGCCTGCGTCGACCGCCCGCGGATGATGATCCACGATGGCGATCCGGACAACGTGCACTTCACCGAGCAGGTCAGCGACGCGCTCACCATCATCGAACGCGGCTCGACCATCGTCGGGGCCGACATCAACCGCGACGGCAGCGTCGATCTCCTGCACACCGTGATGCTCTCGGCCATCTCGCCTCGCTGCGACGAGTCGGCCATCAAAGTTCTTCGGAACGTGCCCGATAGCGGCGAGCCCATCGCGTCGTACATCACCGTGCGCCCACGAATGGAAGGGCCCAACTTCCATGCCATCGGCTCGGTCGTGCGTGTCGAACTCGACGGGGCCCAGGCCCAGCTCGACATGATCCGCACTATCACCGCGGGCATCAGCATGGCCGGGCAGGAGCCCGCCGAGGCCTACTTCGGCCTGGGCATCGATGCGCAGGGAAGCGACCCGCTGCGCGTCACCATCCAGTGGCCCAATGGCGCCGACCCAACCGTCATCGAGGGCACGGTCGACTCGCTGGCCAACCAGCTGCTGCACGTGGGGCCCTGCTCGGTGGTCGATCTGGACGGCACGCCGGGCCTCGATTTCTTCGACCTTCTGGCGTACCTGAACCTGTTCGACAACGGCGACATGCGGACCGACCTGGCCGCCCCGTTCGGCTCGCTCGACTTCTTCGACGTGCTCGAGGCGATCCAGCTCATCGAGGCCGGCTGCCCGTAAGCGCCCGGCATAGCGAACCCGTTCTCCTTCCCAAATGCGGGAAGCACAACACCCGCCCTTCCGGTTTCGGAGGGCGGGTGTCTTCTTGGGGTCGCGGTGTGTCCGGGGCCTCAGCCGTTCAGGCCGGTGACCTTCACCAGCGTGTAGCGCTGGCGGTGGCCGGTCTTGCTGCGCGAGGCCTTCTTGGGGCGGTACTTGTGGATGTCGATCTTCTCGCCCTTGACCACCGGCTCGACGACCTCGGCCGTCACGGTGGCGCCCCCGACCAGCGGGGTGCCGACCTTGGCCGAGCCACCCGCGTCGCCAATGACCAGGACCCGGTCGAAGGTGATCGAGTCGCCCTGGCTGGCCTCGCCGCCCTTGTAGAGGTCGATGAGGATCTCCTCGCCCTGGGTCACCTTGCGCTGGCCGCCCGACTCTTCGATGATCGCGTACATGGCAGATACCTATCAAGTTCCGCACAGCAAATGGGGCGGGAGTCAGCCTCCCGGCTTGGGGCCCGTGCCGTGGCGGGTCGAGAGTTTAGCAGGGGTTTGGGGCTGGGGAAAGCCGGGAGGAATCAGGCTCCCGCACCGACTTTCTCCTTGTCCTTTTTCTGCCGCTCCGCACGCTTGCGCATGCCCTCGTCGAGGATCTTCTTGCGCAGGCGCACGCTGGTGGGGGTGAGCTCGACGAGCTCGTCGTCCTCGATGTATTCCAGCGCGTCCTCGAGCGTGATGGCCCGCGGGGCCTTAAGGGTGACGGTGGCTTCCTTGTTGGCGCTGCGGATGTTGGTCAGGGCCTTGAGGCGGACGATGTTCACCGGGATGTCGTTGTCGCGGTTGTGCTCGCCCACGACCTGCCCGCCGTAGACCTTCTCGCCCGGCTTGACGAACAGGATGCCGCGGTCGTGGAGCTGCTCGACGGCGTAGGCGGTGACCTGCCCGGCCTCTGTGGCGATCATCACGCCGTTCTGGCGCCCGCCCGCTTCGCCCATCATGGGCACGTACCGCTCGAAGCGATGGCTCATGATGGCCTCGCCCTGCGTCGCCGTCAGAAGGCGGCTGCGCAGCCCGATGAGCGAGCGACTGGTGATCTCGAAGACCAGGTGGCTCGTGTGGCTGCCGCGGTCTTCCATCTTCTTGAGCTCGCCCTTGCGAGCGCCGACGAGCTCCATCACCTTGCCCACGCTGTTCACCGGCGCATCGACCACCAGGATCTCCAGCGGCTCGTGAGCCTCGCCGTCGATGTCCTTGATGATCACGCGCGGCCGGCCGATGCTCATCTCGTAGCCCTCGCGCCGCATCGTTTCGAAGAGGATGCCAAGGTGCAACAGGCCACGGCCGGCCACGACGAACTCGTCGGCCGACGCACCGGGCGCCACGCGCAACGCCACGTTGCTCTGGAGCTCCTTGTCCAGCCGCTCGCGGATCTGCCGGCTGGTGACGAACTTGCCGTCCTGCCCGCCGAAGGGCGAGTCGTTGATGCGCATGACGATCGACACCGTCGGCTCGTCGATCGTCACCGGCGGCAGGGGCTCGGCCACTTCGGGATCGGCCAGCGTATCGCCGATGTCCACTGCCTCGATGCCCACGGCCGCGAACAGATCGCCAGCACGCACGCTGGCCGTATCGACGCGGCCCAATCCTTCGAAGCGCTGCAGCCCCGTCAGCCGCACGTCCTTTCGGCTGCCGTCGCGCTTGAGCATGGCGACCGTCTGGCCCTGCTTCAGCTCGCCGGCAAACACGCGGCCGATGCCGATTCGGCCGACGTACTCGCTGTACGCCAGCGTGGTGACGAGCGCCTGGAGCGGCGCGCTTGCATCGTCGTCGGGAACGGGCACGTGCTGGAGGATTGCCTCGAACAGCGGGCGCAGGTCCGTGCCCGTCGTACCCTGCTCGGCAGACGCCCAGCCATCGCGGGCCGATGCATAGATCACCGGGAAGTCCATCGCATGATCTTCGGCGCCCAGCTCAACGAGCAGGTCGAAGACCTCATTGATGACGCCCTGCGGGCGCGCATCGGGCCGATCGCACTTGTTGATCACCACCAGCGGCTTGAGCCCGGCCTCGAGCGCCTTGCCCAGCACGAATCGCGTCTGGGGCATCGGCCCCTCGAACGCGTCGACCAGCAGCAGCGCGCCGTCGGCCATGCGCAGCACGCGCTCGACCTCGCCGCCGAAGTCGGCGTGGCCCGGCGTGTCGATGATGTTGATGGCAAAGTGCTGCCCATCGGGCCGCGCGTAGCGCACGCCGCAGTTCTTCGAGAGGATGGTGATGCCCCGCTCGCGTTCGAGCGGGTTGCTGTCCATGATGAGGTCGCCGCGCCCGCCGGCGAGCTTTTCGAGCTCGCCCGCGCGGAAGTTGCCCGATTGACGGAGCAGCCCGTCCACCAGCGAGGTCTTGCCATGATCGACGTGGGCGATGATCGCCACGTTCCGAATGCCTGCGTCGGCCATAAGAATGTGCAGTCCAGAAAGGGGGGATCCCGCATCGCCGGCGAGCCGCCGGTGCCGATCCCAGAGTGCGAGAGCAAGGGTAGTCGCCGCCGCCACCGAGGGTGGCGCTACCGGTCGGCTAGAAGCCGCAGTTCCAGCCGAATCCGGCCGCGAACCTCGTTCGAGCCCGCGTCGACCGCCCAGCTTGCCTGGTCGATCATCGCGGCGATCGAAGCCACGCCCGCGTCGGTCTCATCCCGTCCGGCCGTGGCCTCGCTCGGAGCGTTCAGCAATTCCCATAGCTCCGAGGGCCGGGCCGATCCGCGGAGGCCTCCGGCCATCGGCGATCGACGCTTGATGGCCTGCCCCACGATCTGCACCGCCGGAGATTCGGTTTCGGTTGGTTCGGCGCCGGCCCCGAGCACCGGGCCCGATGCGACGGCGAGCAGCAACTCTGCGTGCCCGGGTTGGTGGGTCAGCAGCGTCCAGGCTACCTGGGCCCTGGGGCCGAAGATGGACCGCGATGCCCGGGTCTCGGATAGCTCGCGAAGACGCACCTGGCCTTCTTCGCCCACCGGCGGACCTTCCAGCCCCAAGGCATGGGCGACGGGCTCTTCCAGGGGCAGCCGGGCGCCCAGGTCGATGCCATCGGGTCCGCGACGGACGAGCAACTCGCCGGTGCGACGCGTTACCCGCGCGCCCTCTGGCACCAGCCCGACCAATCCGGCTCGATCCAGCACGCCCGAGACGATTGCCGACCCTGGTCCGACGACATCCAGCAGAACGCCGTCGCTCGGCGGCGTGGTTCGAGGGCCCGCCGCCGGTTCGCCGCCGGCCGGGCACAGCCCGATCTCGATCGTGGTTCCCTTTGCGGTGGCCCAGATGGCCAGGGCTTGCATGCGCTCGCTGGGCCCCCAGAGCCATCGTTCGAGATCACCGAACAGGCCGCCCGAGCCCGACGGCTTCCAGAACCCGCGCACGACGGCATCGGTGGGGGCGACTCGTAGCACCGCGCCGTCCAGCGCTTCGTTTTTGCCCGCCGAGACGGCGATCGTTCGCAACAGCAGCCACTCGGCGCCGGCCGGTGCGAGCGCCACGACGCTGCGGCCATCGCGTAGCGGCGGCAGCGTCGAAAGCAGGAACGATTCTTCTTCGAGCCCAAGCACGGGCCGGCCGTAGGCGATCTTCCGGGGCACGGCGCGCGTGCGTTGGAGCAGGCGCACGTCCATGGCCGAGTCGATCGCCGCCAGCACGATCCAGTCCACGCGCTCGCCGCCATCGCGTCGGCCAAAGGCCAGCACGGTGCTCCCGCCGAGAAGCCCGTCAAAGGCTTCGTTCCCGTCGACGCCAAGTCGCCTGGAAAGCAAGCCCCAGGCGCGGCGGGTTTCGGCGAGCGCGCCCTGTTCGCGCATCCAGGTTCGTACCGTGGCGCCCAATTCACTGTTCCGCAGCGACGCGGCGTCATCAAAGCTGAACGCGCCCAGCACGCCCTGAGGGAGCCGGCCGAAGAGTTCGGATCCATAGGCGTCCGAGGCGTTGGCTCGAGAACAAGTACAAATCCACGCAGCCAGGACTGCCACGATCATCCACGCGAAACGCACGGGAGTCACTCCCGGTCACGCTCGGCTTCGAGCAGGTCCAAAATGGTCGGCTCGCCGCGACGCAGGAAGAGAAAGTGCCCCGGGCGTCCGCCAGGCAACGTCACCGTGGCGCTCGAGGGCGCCGGTCGGTTCCACCACCCCGATGCATCCGGGCCGCGCACCACGCTCGCCGCGGTCTGGCGTTCCATCGGCAGCGGGCCGGTGGGCCACGCGTTCGCGGGGGAACGGTTCGTTTCGCCCGAGCGGGCAAGCAACGGCAGCCGTGCCACGGCGCCCGTCCGGCTCGGCTCGGTGTCCTGTCCGAACGCCGAGAAGCTCGAAGCGGGATCCGCCGGTAAGCCGTAGACGATCGTGCGTTCAACCTTGCTCTGATCGATCGAGTCGGCAAGGTCTTGCTGCACGCTGGGCGGCACCAGGCGCAGGTTGGCCGCATCGGTATTGCCGCTCTCCAGCAGCACGCCCAGCGGTCGCTGGCTCTCGGGCAGACGCAGCTCGGGTGGCGTCAGGCGAACCCATACCACCACGCCCGCGGCCAGCGCCAGCGTCGCCATCGCGACGGCCGAGCGCCCCGCCAGAACAAAGCGTCGTCCACGCTTGTTCAGGTAGCCACGCGATGCTTCGCATTGCGCCAGCACGCGTTCGGAAAGGTCCACATCAAGACGCGTATTCGAAGCGCTCTGTCGAAGCATCGAGACCGCTTCGCTCGTCCGACTGAATTCTTCGGCAAGCAGGTGATCTTCGCGCAGCGCCTCATGGAGCCGTGCCTTGCCGGCACGGTCCAGGTCGCCATCGAAGTACGCGTCCAACAACTCGCGCGTATTGCGCTCCTGGTTATGGCCAGGCTTGTGCGTCCGACTCATCGATCCACCCCACGATCGACCCGTTGCTCTGAATGAGACTGAGAATGGGCAGTACGCATGGCCGCACGTTCGGCTCGAATGGCCTCGAGTGCGACACGGAGCTTGCGACGGCCACGGTGCAGATGGCTCTTGACGGTGCCCGCAGGCATGAGATAGTGCTCGGCGATCCTCGCGATCGGCCAGTCGCATTGATGAAACAGGACGACGATCTCGCGCTGCGTCTCGGGCAACCGATCGAGCGCTTCGTCCAGGTCGTTGCGGCTGCGGGTTCGCTGCTCGCGCGCATCGAGCGAGTCTTCGCTGGCGTGCACGTCGTCGGCCGAGAATGCCACGAGATCGCTGTCGTACGTCGGGGCGCACTTCTGCACCGCGTTGCAGTGCAGACGCTTGGCGATCGTGAAAAGCCAGGTCGAAAAACGGAACCGCGTGTCGAAGCGATGCAGATTGGTCAGCGCCCGAACGAACGCCTCCTGGACCACGTCTTCGGCCATCTCCGGACGACCACAACGCCGGAGCATGAAGGCATACAGCGAGACCTGATGCGCCTGCACGAGGGCGGCAGCCGCCGAGCGATCGCCCGCCAGCGCGTCATGGATCAGGTCTTGTTCGGTCGTGCGGTCCATAGCCTCGCTCCACTATACCGCAAGCCCGCGACGGGGTTGCACCCGGCCGCGGGCCAGCTTCGAAGGGTCACGTCCGTTAAGTATCGGCCATCCCTGGCCGATTCGTTCGCGAGGGCTTGGGGTTCCCCGCGACAGCGTCAGGCGGCGCTCTTGCGACGCCGACGACGCGGGCGGGCCGGCGTCCGGACGTGGGCCTGCTCCACCAGGGCCTCGACGACGTCCAGCGGGTCTTCGCCCCACAGGTCGGCGCCGATCTCCTCGGCCAGGCCGCTGGCCCGGTTGAACACGCCGCCGCCCACGGCGACCTGCATGGGCCGCTCGGGGTACTGCTCATGGATCGTGTCGATCAAGTCGCGGATGTGCGGCAGGTCGTTCGCGCCAGAGGCGAACATGACCAGGGCCGAGGGCTGGCGAGACTTGATCTCGGCCAGCAACTCGTCGTTGGGAATGCCCCCGCCGCCGAAGGTCACGCGGAAGCCCTCGCTGGTCAGCAGATCGACCGCCAGCTGGCCGGCGAGGTCGTCCGAGTCTCGAGGCCCGCATACCACCACCACGCTGCGACCATTGCCGGCCTTGGGCACGATGAGCCCGGCCGTCTGGTCGGCCAGCACGCGGAGCAGGCGTGTGGCATAGTGATGGCTCAGCTTGGTCAACTGGTCGCCGCGGAAGAGCTTCTCGACCTTCTCATAGGTAGGCCAGTAAAGCTCGGTGATCAGGTCGACCGCCGAGTCGCCCGCCTCAAGTGCCCGGAGCACCACCTGGCGGGCCTCGACCCGATCTCCTGAGACAAGGACGTCAAAGAATCGTTCGCGAAGAGCATCCGTGCACATCGTGCTACCCCTGATTCCGGCCCGCCGCGATGTGCGGAGGTCCAACCCGTTGTGCCCCGACCGGCCCATCGCCGCCCGCGAGCGAGGACTACATCGCCACACGGCCGCGATCAATCGCAGCACGATGAAAAAACTTTGATATGGCAGTTTCTGCGCGGCAATCCGTGCGCGTCGGCGGGTCCGATCAGGGCTTACGTCCGCAATAACATGCGCAAATACCGCCGCTGAGCGATCTCACGGACACTTCTTCAAGCCCGGTGGCACGCATCAACTCGATCACGCGACCGCGATCGAGGAAGGTCTCCACCGAGCGAGGCAGGTATCGGTATGCCCCCGAACGGTCGCCGCTGATCCACGTAGCCGTCCGGGGCATGATGACCTTGGTGTACAGGTCATGGCCCCAGCGGATGGGCGCCAGGGCGGGCCGATCGAATTCGAGGATGACCAGCCGGCCGCCCGGCCGCAGCACGCGGGCAAACTCGCCGATGGCTGCCTCGGGGCGCTGCACGTTGCGCAGGCCAAAGGCGATGGACAGCACGTCGCAACAGGCATCTGCGAGGGGAAGTGCCATCGCATCGCCCTCGACATAGAAGAGTTTGCTGGAATCATGGTCCTGCAATAGACGTTGCCTATGACGAGCCCGCTCGAGCATCGCGTGCGTGAAGTCCACGCCGATGATGGCGGCGGCCGGCGTCCTGGCAAATGCCTCGGCCAGGTCGCCCGTCCCGCAGGCGACGTCGACGACCACATCGCCCGGTTGCACGGCCGCCCGCTTCACCGTGTGGCGGCGCCACCGTTGGTCGAGCAGGAACGAGTGAACCCGGTTATTCAGGTCGTACGAGCCGGCGATGGCGGTGAACATCTGGCGGACGCGGTCAGCTTTATCGGACTGTTGATGCGGATCCGTGAGCGTGTTGCCATCCCAGGCGGGAGATGATGCTTCCTTCAGGTCCGGTTCCGGGGGAGAGGTCTGGTTCATACGCTGTCCAGCAAGGATAGAGCCCCGCCGGCCCGCGCCGGCCCGGAAGGAGGATCGTGTGGGTATGCCCAGCTTCAAGAAGGTATTGACCGCCATCGCGCTCGCGGCCGCCGCGTCGCTCACCGGGTGCGCCACCGACCCCACCACAGGAGACACGTTCTTCAGCATCTACTCATGGGACCAGGAAACAGCCCTTGGCCTGGAAGCCGCGCCCTCGTTCACCGACGAGTTCGGCGGGCCGGTGCCCAACGAGCAGGTCCGGGCGTACGTCACCGAGGTCGGCTCGTCGATGGTTCCCCATGTCGAAGAGGGCGTGCCCGACGACCTGCCGTGGGAGTTCACGATCCTCAATTCCGACGTCGTAAACGCGTTCGCCCTGCCCGGCGGTCAGGTGTTCATCACGCGCGGCCTGGCGTCGCAGCTCGACAACGAAGCGCAGCTCGCCGGCGTGCTTGGTCACGAGATCGGCCACGTGACCGCGCGGCATGGCAACCAGCAGATGAGCCGATCGGTCGCGCTCCAGGGTGGGCTTGCCGCGAGCGCCCTGGTCATCGGCGCCGCGGGGGAGGACAGCGTACTCCGCGAGTACGGGCAGTACGGCTTGCCGGTCGCACAGGTCGGCGGCCAGCTCGTGCTGCTCAGTTATGGTCGTGACGCCGAGTATCAGGCCGACGAGCTCGGCATGCGCTATATGTCACGCGCGGGCTACAAGCCCAGCGGGCAGCGCGGCGTGATGCAGAAGCTGGCCGAGTTGGGCGGGGGCGGCCAGCGCCCGCCTGCCTGGCTCTCGACCCACCCCTACCCCGAGGCGCGCATCGAGCGCATCAACGAGCTCTTGCGCGGCGAGTACGCGCAAGCCGAGGCGAGCGGCGCCAACGAGAAGTTCCCCGATCGCTACCGCCAGCGCATGCTGCAGCCCCTGGCGAGCATGCCCGCGGCGCCACCGCCACCGAGCGAGGGCAGCGCGATGCTGCTCGATTCGGTGATCTGGTGCGGGTTGTGCCGCGAAGGCGAGGCGGAAGAGCAGACGCTGGCGGCGCGGTGGGGGCGGCGCGTGAGTTCGCACTAGCGGCGGTGGAGCTTCCGGAGCCCGAAGATGCCCAACACTACGAACGGCAAGACGAGCATGACAATGCCGAGGACGCCGGCGGTGTTGCTGATGGGCATGGGCTGCGAAGATCTATAAATAGCGCCCGCCGCGCGAGGGGCCATGTTCGGCGTCCATACCAGAGATCCTGACGCGTGGGAAAGGCTCGACGTTTTCTCGATTTCTCGAAACGCTGGACCCACAGCCAGCCGACCTAGTCGTTGGGCATCGGCTAACTCAGCGGGCGAGGCTTGCCAGTACTGATCGAGCCCCGTCGCCTTGTATAGCGCCCGCACGCCCGCCTCCACGCCTGCGCCCGTAGCCGACGATGTGGGCTGGAAGGGTGGGTTGATTCCGCCCTTGTGAAAATGGAGTTGCCAGGTTTCGCCGGGGTGCTGCACCTGAAGCCACCCCAGGTCCTTCGATACACTTTCTTCAAGGATGAACGTGACTTGCCCGTAGATCGGCGGGTTGCTCCCGGTCTTTCGCGGTTCGACAGCGTGCGTGCACGACAATTGCAGACGATATGACGGAGAGCCAACGCCTTGGG
This window of the Phycisphaerales bacterium genome carries:
- a CDS encoding asparaginase domain-containing protein encodes the protein MAPKTSLPPLPVERLIAVLTTGGTIEKTYDEYTGTLANHRSIVRRKLERFRLTAAEVSVREVMSKDSLEITDEDRRTILEAVRGALAGDPAPTGVVILHGTDTLSLTGDLLQAELAALSVPVILTGAMRPFAMQRSDGVQNLTEALFATGVLQPGVWCVFHGRALPFPGVAKDRQRGTFVRTGEA
- the rplU gene encoding 50S ribosomal protein L21, with the protein product MYAIIEESGGQRKVTQGEEILIDLYKGGEASQGDSITFDRVLVIGDAGGSAKVGTPLVGGATVTAEVVEPVVKGEKIDIHKYRPKKASRSKTGHRQRYTLVKVTGLNG
- a CDS encoding CRTAC1 family protein, translating into MSASLAASAVALLAGQAMGQAFTLEDVSRDVGIERTVYRSAMGMIAGINAADYNNDGHVDFFVPNTEGMPDLLYVNNGDGTFTEIAADVGVTGGDGVDKPRSRVALWFDYDGDRRLDLIVAGDSFFSPIDQIEWDWATPRLYRQLPDGTFEDVSDATGIGDLDLVSDHRGLDPGSGAFSLLRHVGSFSAGDLNGDGYLDLMIGLWSAAGENDPDEIGGRLLLNQPDLNTGGRRFEDVSIDVFAPGMADPGVDRFGSYWQIVMHDFDSDGLLDIYGACDMDKNHLWINQGSYEDPDRPGVRLLRPMLDVTDAAGATDDVPETDMGVSIADANADGVMDIFTTITDTPGSLLHNNFFLSQSDEPTYVESALEAGVSQQGGKFGWGWGTTFQDMNRDGWPDLLITNGFNACVDRPRMMIHDGDPDNVHFTEQVSDALTIIERGSTIVGADINRDGSVDLLHTVMLSAISPRCDESAIKVLRNVPDSGEPIASYITVRPRMEGPNFHAIGSVVRVELDGAQAQLDMIRTITAGISMAGQEPAEAYFGLGIDAQGSDPLRVTIQWPNGADPTVIEGTVDSLANQLLHVGPCSVVDLDGTPGLDFFDLLAYLNLFDNGDMRTDLAAPFGSLDFFDVLEAIQLIEAGCP
- the typA gene encoding translational GTPase TypA — encoded protein: MADAGIRNVAIIAHVDHGKTSLVDGLLRQSGNFRAGELEKLAGGRGDLIMDSNPLERERGITILSKNCGVRYARPDGQHFAINIIDTPGHADFGGEVERVLRMADGALLLVDAFEGPMPQTRFVLGKALEAGLKPLVVINKCDRPDARPQGVINEVFDLLVELGAEDHAMDFPVIYASARDGWASAEQGTTGTDLRPLFEAILQHVPVPDDDASAPLQALVTTLAYSEYVGRIGIGRVFAGELKQGQTVAMLKRDGSRKDVRLTGLQRFEGLGRVDTASVRAGDLFAAVGIEAVDIGDTLADPEVAEPLPPVTIDEPTVSIVMRINDSPFGGQDGKFVTSRQIRERLDKELQSNVALRVAPGASADEFVVAGRGLLHLGILFETMRREGYEMSIGRPRVIIKDIDGEAHEPLEILVVDAPVNSVGKVMELVGARKGELKKMEDRGSHTSHLVFEITSRSLIGLRSRLLTATQGEAIMSHRFERYVPMMGEAGGRQNGVMIATEAGQVTAYAVEQLHDRGILFVKPGEKVYGGQVVGEHNRDNDIPVNIVRLKALTNIRSANKEATVTLKAPRAITLEDALEYIEDDELVELTPTSVRLRKKILDEGMRKRAERQKKDKEKVGAGA
- a CDS encoding GC-type dockerin domain-anchored protein — protein: MKRAWLIGCGAAAGLAACANAQVFVGLEGGSPATYTSDLSGFPTVAWDAGVSVDVSGAAGKGDGGVYFCNGAFTTVLYEHDFRGSPTRLATIDRDMHALAYDGQTLYGYSNFSSTKGIYSIDPATGVTELVYDIHTGTSFRFFALDYNAADGLLYGYTEYGDTGLWAIDVDAQEMTKIVDPFPASNTQGRAMAIGDNTVYILSTRGADGVPAFAYDLSQGTGGEWVVFTNPYTDSNATGGAAWLGPLESPCRADFDGDGELTIFDFLAFQNAFDAGDPAADFDGDGELTIFDFLAFQNEFDAGCP